In Poecile atricapillus isolate bPoeAtr1 chromosome 1, bPoeAtr1.hap1, whole genome shotgun sequence, the sequence CCGACAGAATACAGATGGACAGTCTTCAAGTAGATGGGGCTCTATCCCACGAGGACCAGCAGGACAATTTTATACAACAAATGCGTCACATGGACACGGTTCCCGACCTGGTGGTCCACGGTGGATGGGGCCTAGGCCTCAtttgggacagcagcagcagcaggcacagacagACTCACAGTCAGAAAGCAAAGAATCTTTTACAGACACAGCTGGTGAGCAGCAGTCTGTAACCGGAACAGAGTCTACTCCTGACACACAGAGTGCAGGTCCCATTGAGCCAAATGAGGACCTGACAGACACTCAACAGGAACCATCCAAACCTGAAGTCAAAGAACCTAGTTCAGACCCTCCTAAAAAATGGACATGGAGTTCACATGATCCCAACCAGCAAGTCGAAGAGTCCAAGGCACCCACCCCACCTATTCAGAACCAGAATACGGTAGTCCCTGTAACAGGAAATCAGGATTTGGATTCATCAGATGGTCAGTTGGCTGCTTCAGATAGCACCCAGGGCCTACCTGGACCggaaagcagaggaaaagggcCATTTATGCATGAAGATAGAGGAAAGGGACCAGGAAGCAGAGGAAGGGGCcgtggcagagggcagggggaTGGCCGCGGCTGGGGAATGGGCCGTGGCCGGGGAATGGGAAGGATGGATGGTGGCCGAGGAATGGGAAGGATGGACGGTGGTTGGGGAATGGGCAGGATGGATGATGGCCATGGTCGGGGAATGGGCAGGATGGATGAGGGCCGTGGCAGAGGATATGTATACAGAGGCAGAGGGCAGGCTAGGCAGGCATCCATCCGAGGCAGGGGAATGTTCAGGagggcaggcagcagggagaggataCCAGATAGACGgtcaggcagcagggagaggatgcCGGATGGACAGTCAGGCAGCCGAGAGAGGGGACTGGGTGGACGGTCAGATAGCCATGAGAGGGTATTCTCTAACCGAGACAGAGAGCTACCTGGACGGCCAAGCAGCTGGGATAGGGGGCGGGCAGGAAGCCGGGAGAGAGGCCCGGTCAGACGGGCCTGTAGTCGGGAAAGAGAGCCCATGCGAGGGACAGGTAGCCGGGAGAGGGAGCCCATGCGGCGGGCAGGTAGCCGGGAGAGGATCCCTGTCAGGCGGGCAGGTAGCCGGGAGAGGGTCCCCATCAGGCGGACAGGTAGCCGTGAGAGGGACCTGGTCAGGCGGGCAGGTAGCCGGGAGAGGTGTCCCATCAGGAGGGGAGATAGCCATGAGAGGGAAGCGGGGAGATCTGAAACAGGCAGTATGGGTAAACCCATTCACCTAGGAGATGACCCTGACAAATTGCCTCCATACCATCGAGATGAAACGTTCAGGGGTTCCTGGGGTCATGAAGATGATACAATGCAGGAGGAATTTCCTTTAGATAGTCAAAATGACCTGTCTTTGGAGCATGAGCAATTGGATAACTGGGAAAGAGAACAGTACTGGAGAGATCACAACTCTGATTATCAGGATGATTCTGTAGATACATATGACAGAGATGACAGGTTGCAGTCCCACCGTTCAATGCCTCCATTGTCTCCCTTACCACCACTACCTCCTTTATCATCTGATCATGACAGACGAGATTCATGGTGGGATGACTGGAAAGGGCCAAGAGAAAGGGAACTAGAGAGAGATTTAGATAGACCTGGAAGATCCTCAGATATTTATGATCAAGATTTAGACAGAGAATGGGATAGAGACTGGGACATGAGACCTATGGATGACAGAGAAATGGGGAATCGTGACCTGGATATCCCCCCTCTACCACCATTACCACCCCTTCCACCTCTGGACAGGTATCGTGAAGACAGGTGGAGGGATGATAGGAACAGAGATCATTATGACAGAGATCTCCGAGACAGAGGGGAGCTTAGGATTCGAGAATATCCAGAGAGATACGACACATGGCGGGAGAAACAAGACTACCTTCCTGAAAGGACTGACTGGGAGAGGGAACGGTTGTCGGATAGGTGGTATCCAGATGATGGAGAGAGACTGCGGTCTTTGGATGACCACTCAGATTCATCCCTTCCTCCACCCTCACATTCCTCTGATATGCTGGGAGCAGATTCAAACCTGGACTCTGACCAGTCCTTGGGAGGAGTGATGGTCCTAAGCCAAAGACAGCATGAGATAATTCTGAAGGCTGCCCAGGAGCTCAAAATGCTTCGGTGAGTTGCCTGGTTCCGTGATTTTGAAATCCCATTCTGTGGGATCCATTTGAATCAGTGCAGTAATGGCTTCATTTCTTTTACCCACAACATGATAGTAGGAGCTCATGTGGAACAAGTTATTTGGAGTACCTTCATCACAGCTTTTGTAGATGGACTTTTTTCCTGAAGTAgatgattttttccccatgaatATGGTATTCCTTTTATGTTACTTTCCCGGAAAAGATCTGTCCCATCACTTGACCAATCTTTTTGTTAGCCTCAAATAAAACTTGTGGATAATTGCTTTTCAATTCTTTCTGGTGAGATCAGATGAGCTTAGTGATAATTGCTTTTTAGTACTTACCCCTCCAGACCTACATTAATGTGCTTCTTAAGAcctatttaattttttggaTATTGCTCACTTTTAAGTTAAAGCATagatgggtttgtttgttttacagaGCTTCCTCATTTGAAACCAAATATTGTCAGTGAACGATTTTGTCAAATTTGGTTGATATTAAGTTCTGGGAATAAGCATAAAAGGAGTGATATTAGGAGGCTATTAATGCAAGAGTAAATCAAGACTGCATTTTTAGAAAGCAGCTAGTAGACTTCCTAAGGCTTTAATAAGTGTTTATTATTAAGTTAGTAATAGGTGAGACTGGCCTGTATGAAGCTCTCAACAACCTTATCTAGTGAAAGGAgagctggaactggatgatttttgaggttccttccaacccagtCCATTTCATTATAGAGATGTTTAGCACTTTTCTTCaggctgttttgttttcagattcATAAGATTGGAGACCACCTGTCCCGTATGGAAGATCTTTGTTGCACACCAAAATGCAAGCacaataatgttttaaaaagggAGAACTTTTGTTctgaataatttaataatttactgCATTTAGATTAATTCAACGGTGTTATTAACTctgaaatctgtgttttaaaGTAGTATTTGCTAAAAGTTTGGAGTAACAGATTATTTTCAGCTTCCTGACTTTTCCATTGCCTCAGTTGCTAGTCATATGTTTTGCTATTTATTGTGACTAGCTGCAAGCCAGTCACTTAGGCTAAGGACCGTAGTTTGGGAATCGCTACAAGAGTGATTTATTAgggctgaaatattttaaacatagtCACTAAAATGTTTTATGCAAAAAGtaattacatatatatgtttCAAAGCCAGTAAAAAGGGGAAATATAAACATGATACTGATTTTTAATAGAATATGAGGGTAATCTTAAAATTAGATACACTGGTACTTCTCATTATGTTCTTATCGGTAGGTGATTTAAGTCTGAACAGTAGAAACAACTTTATGGAGATTACTTATAAGTTTTTATGGAGATTGCTTGAGCCAAGAGTTATACCAGTAGTGTGGTACATAACTGCTTTCATCTCCAAAACTAAAGCTTTCATCTGGCTTTACTTTTATTGTGTGTAAAACTGCATATTTTCATCTGCAGACCGTTCTGTATTTGTGATCTAGTGTAGTGCTCAGTTTATTCTTTGTATTTACAAAGCATTGAGGATTCTTTTCTTTGAGCCAAGTTCCCCTTCTGTTGAACACTGAACAGATGCATTGCTAGTTAGGGTGGTTTCTGTTATGTCTTGTTACAGAGGGATCCCCTTCTTAGTTTTTATTTAGAAACCTCAATACACAGAGTTACTAGCAGTTGAAAGATGCAGATTGAAGAGCACTAAAAAAACTGAAGGGAAAGGAAGTCATATTCACTTGAACTTTGGAATCCAGTGATTGTAGTACTCACAGCTGAACCTGGTCTCTGCTCTGTAGACTAAGTATTGGTTGTGTATTAAATAGCATTTTGATAtataaatgaaagaagaaaagactcACTGTTTAGTTTTTATATATTGGAATCTCTTGTGCATTGTTGGCCTCAATCCTGTTACCATGTGAACCAGAGTAATTTACTGGGAGTACTCTTGTATGCATTTCCAAGGGGTTTCTTGCTTGCAGAAGGTATTGACAGAACCTAAAAATCCAGCTTTACTGTTCAAATGGAGTGGTTCTGGCAAAGCACAAAAGCATAACTGCATGCACTAAATGCCTCCATGGTTAGGTGGATGTGAAACAGATTTCTGAATCACAGCATTGCCCATGCAAAGGCTGCTgtgtccttttcttcttttgccttAGTCTCTGATGCAAGTGTAATATGTGTTTTCATCATGAGCATTGGtttcttaaatttttcatttaagcTATAGACTAATAACACTTCCTTATGATGCATGTACAGAGAGCAAAAAGAGCAGCTACAGAAGTTGAAGGAGTTCAAACCTGACATTTCCACCCAGGACTCTCCAAGACCACAGAACACAAGCACAAGGCCAGGTGCCTTTCAGGTAAATTCATCTTACACTGATATAACGTGTTGGTAGTAATTACTATTGATGTATGTTGAACCAGTTCTACACACTGATGGTCAAATTTCTCTGTGGCATGCCTCCCCAGCAATCCTTAACAACCTTAGCCATCTTCTGTTGAGGAAAAACAACTTCTTactttctttaaattttccagAGCGTTTTCTGCTGAGTGAGTCCACCATGTCTTCTGAGTATGACCCATCAGGGGTGGTTGCACATGGGGTTCAACAGTCTAGATTGCTGTGGGATAATGTGCAAAAAGAGGTGAACTCTTCCGAAACAAGGGATGTAGGGTTCACAAGAAGACCCAACTTTTCCTTGCTTAAGTTCTTTCAATTTGCTTTTCCTACTTCAGGAGCTATGTCCTCTTTGAAGTTGGAAAAATTTGAGGATACGTCAATCAGAAATTGAGATATTTCAATGTATTATGGGCATTAGCCCATGTTTGCCGTTTTTATTGGGAATTCTTATTACCTTCTAGAATTTAATAAAGTGCATGGAAACTCATGTTCGTGTACCTCCATCCTGTTGTGATGCAACTACTCCTCTACTGCTTAATTTCCTGTGTATTTCTGGGAACTCTTCTCAGATGCttatatttgggttttttgataATTCAGAAATCAACTGAACTTCTGCAGTTATGCTAACTCATGTTTATAAATCCTTCCTAGAATGAGTAAACAGTGTTGTTAAATGTGTATTGGAGGAGATACCTGAGTTGATGCACAGTCTTTATTCTTCATCACACCTTAACCCCAAAGTTACTCACTCCCAGTAAATATAGCCATAAGATCTTCTGGGTCTGGTATTTAGCCAGACCAACCTTTTTTTGTCCCTCCATCCAGAGACGTGTTATGCAGTGAATGAGGCACTGcaagttttctttttgcctAGGTGACCTCCTCCTTGTTTATAGTGTCTGTAAAGTGAAATAATGGAACTGATTTGCTACCAGGAACCGCAGGTATGTTGATGCCCTTAGGAAGTTACTTTACTCAATTTTGATATTTTGTATCTCAGACTACTTCACTCCTCTGCCTAGAGGTTTTCAAACAACTTTTGTCTTTCTTGGAATTCCTGCCTCCAGATATTTCTGCTGTGACTTTGAGCTGTTATTACAGAGCTCAGCTTTGTATCTACAATCATTCTGcaatttttattgcattttgcTAGTAAGGCTTCCTGTAGCTCGGCATCTGCTGTGATGCTGAAATGCGTGGGGTTTCTTGTGCATATTTGGTTCATGAaggatttggtttggtttggttttccaCTAAGCAGGACCTTCCAATTTCTTACGTTCTTCTGATACTGATTTTATTAAGGGTTTTCCAGGGtatttctgctctctgtgaaTTTGTCCAGTGTTTTCCACAAAGAAACTGGCCTTATCAATCCTTTTGCATCTCACCAAGCTGCCCTACTTTCAGATTTTTAGCCTTCACACAGACAGCAGGAATCTTTGCAGACAGCAGGAGTTTTTGGGAATAAAACAGTAGACATTTTTGAAATGAGATAGGCCTACTGGAGCTAAAATTAGTAAGGttattttgaagaagaaaataagtagTGTTTAAGCCTTCACATAGTGagcaaacacaaaattaaatcaggtcaccagtttttaaaaatagtccTCCTACCTGTAGCACCTTGATGGAGGTACTAGAAAATGTGTATGGTTTGACTATCGAATGCCATTGCACTTACTGAGGATGAGAGAAGGTTAGTTTACAGATCTACATTAAAAGTGCTTTCTGCATCTAGGTCTCTTCTCAGCTATCTTCAGAGGCACCAGTAGAAGCCCAAGCTATTAAACCTTCTCCTGCTGTTATTATAAAGCCTCCCGTGTTGTTCAGACAGCCCACCCCTGTGACAAGACCAAGTGCCCCACTGGCAAGGCCTTCTACACCTATGACAAGGCCACATGCTCCAGTTTCTACTCCAACTACAACCCCAAGTCATGGTCAATCTTTAAAACCATCACCTTCTGCTGTGGAACAGGAACGCTGGGATGAGGACTCTTTCCATGGACTGTGGGACACAAATGAGGATAAAGGTGCAAACATGGAGTACGAGTTGTGTAAACAGGAGTCAATGATGCCTCCACCTGTCTCCTCGCCTGTGAAAGTACCTGCCATCCACACCTCCATTCCATCAGCTGTACCAGTGTCCCTTTCTCCAGTTATTCCACCAGTTCCTAAAGCACCCATCATTCAGCAAACGGTGGATTATGGTCACGGGCGAGGTGGGTATTACAGTTTATTTGATACATATTAAAGAACTAAGAAGGCctcctgacttttttttaaggGAGTGTGCAATGTGAAGTATGCATGTTTTGGAGTTGGTGTGTAGACTTGTGTACATTAATGATGTAATGCTGAGCAGTGCAGTTATAAGGAGTCTCTAACCTTTAACCAGTTATGACCCTGAGTTTAGTGTTTTTCTTGATGCTTTTAGAAAGAGCTGTTTTGTGTTTGTGAACCGTGTATATTCCATGGCTGCTATTCCAAGAATAGTGTACAGCCATGGGTGCTCCTAATAAACACAAAATGATGTGTTGTATTTAGATTGTTACTGATACTGTCCCTTAATCCCTTTGTTGGGGAGTATGGAAATAACTGGGCTAGAAGGTACTTCAGATGGTTTCAGTTCTTAGGTGTGACTTAGTGATTTAAAGCAGAATGTGGCTGGTGTTTGCATTATTTATATACTGCATAATGAGTGTGACATACCCTCTAGCCAGAGAGGGAGACATAGTCTGGTTCTAAAGGGCATTCACCCTGTACAGGTGTTTAACACATAAGTAGTAGAGGGCTCTGTTTTTTACTATTGAGCTTACCAAAGCTAAAATTCAACACCAATTTTTAAACAGAATGGATCTCCCTCCTTTAACAGGAATGAAATCATGTAATAAAGAAGTTCTTAAACTGTGCATTGTCatttaaagactgttttttctcACTCTAAAGTACCATAACAGTTCTGGAAGCCATATCTGTTCCATTGAGTAGATGTTTTACTAGAAACTGTTAGAAAAAATGTCATTGTTGTGAGACTTTCAGTTACTATTCTTGACATGACTGGTGTTCTGTGAGTTATTGAAACTTACAGAGCATTTTAATGTTTATAATTTTCTGACATTGCATGCTACCTGAACTCACCTGAAAACCCGGAAGTCCCATTGTTAAGGTGGAGTGGtttatgtgcacacacacaaacccgCTTCAGCCTTTAAAAACCATGGTTCTGTTTATTTATATAAAGCCCTTTTTGCATTATCCATTGAAAGAAATTCTGGTAGTTTGTTCTAGTCACTTTTAATGCCATTGAGTGATTACTTTTCatgaagaggaaggaaaatgcaagatgtgttttaaaaccttaatttatttttttttgtttattttcaacCAGATATAACCACCAGTAAAGTTGAACAGATTCCATATGGGGAGAGGGTAACCCTTCGTCCAGAACCTCTACCAGACAGACAAACATTTCAAAAAGGTAGGAGGTGCTTGGCTAGCTTTCAAACAGTTAGTTAGCTCTTAAGAAAAGTTGTAAGATACTAAAAGCTTGTTCAAACTAAGTAACTCCTGTTTAAACTACAAccactttattttcttcagaggTCCATAAGAATAACAGTTTATATTTTCAAGAGGAGTACTGCAGTCAATAACCTAGCcacttttaaaattcagttttgtaGTTTTAAGTAGGATTGCACGGTATGGTTGTCTGTTACAGTTTGGAAAATAGTGTCTGATTAAGTCCATCCTAGCTCACACATCATATACTTTTATTGCACTCTTGCCTGTTGCCTTCTTTTACCAAAATAGTAGTTTATATTTCCATGGGTTTCTCCCTTCAGAGCATCCAGGTCGCTACAACAGAGAAAGAGATCGTGAGCCTTATTTTGAGCGTCAAGGTAATTCCAACACAGATCATCGGGATTTCAAGAGAGAGCGGGAATTGCACAGAGACCGTGGTTCTGTGGACTATGAGCGAGAGAGATTTGAAAAAGAGCGGCATCCCCGAGATGATAGGTATGTGATTTTGGATTACTGTGGAAATCAGTGCAGTTGAGGCTGTATTGTGTATCAGGCTGTCCATTTTGCCTGTGAGGTACATGTTCCTTTCACTCTGGAATCCATAGTGGAAATTCACAAAAATACACAAAGTACACAAAATACTCCTTTGGCAGGGTTCTTCCTACTACACCTTCAAGAACTCAGTCTTACCGGGACAAGAAGGACCATCCATCCTCCAGGCGAGGTGGTTTTGAAAGACCACCGTATGAACGAAAAACAGATCGTCCAGCATATGATCATGGGCCTTCCATGTTTGGAGGTACAGTTTCTCAATCTTGAAGTCATGCTAgaatattatgaaaaataatggACTCGCAGAGGTGAAGATTAATTGATTTGCAGTATTTGTTCAGAATATATAATTCAGGAAAATTTCTTTAGGTGGTGGcatttagttttgtttctcaGTGGTGATGAGATGATTAAAACAATTATATACTCTGCTAAAAACTGTCTTTGATTGCAATAGATTTAAGAttagaaattttaattattttgagGACATATCTGTGAATTTAACTGAAAATGATGAAGGTCTGTTTAAATCAGCTCAGCTGGGTATGaacatcttaatttttttattttactgaactAAGAAAATTCTTCTGTCCAAACACTGGAATTTGAAGGTGATCGTAGAAATTACCCTGAGGAAAGGATTCCTATTTCTGCTCCATCAATGCCTCGTCAGCCACCACCTGCTCCACGAGTAGAAAGGAAGCCAGAATCTAAAAATGTAGATGATATTTTAAAGCCACCAGGACGGGATAGCAGGCCAGAGAGGGTGAGTATGCATTGTGAAAGCAACAATTGGTTTCTACAAGAGCTTTATTCAGATAAAATGCTGCTGGATGTGATATGTTTGGAGCAAGTGTACATTTGAGGAAGCTCTGAAAATTAGCTTGGTTCCTTTGCAAATGCCTAGAGTGTTGTAGCATAGCTATTAGGAGTCCACAGGAGAGCTAAACCTCCTGGAAATGCTCAAAGCAAATTTGTGTGtaatattaagatattttcaCCTCTTCTGAGGTCTTCACTTTGGTTTTTGATGTATCAGGGGAAAGACTTGTCTTTACACAGAGATTTGGCAATGCACCATGTTATATAAGAAAGAGCACAATTTAGGCTATAAAGCATTTAGATAAGTTTCATTCAGTTGAATGAGAGAAGTTAGTGAAACTGAACCAGATCTGTAACATGCAGCCTAAACTGCTGAGATGATTTaacacaaaaatctctgaattaTGTGAAGCTACTACCATTTCTCACAGCCTGGTTTCTAAAACAAACAGTGAGTGCTTGATGCAAAAGTGTGAGCCCACAGCACATAATTGTCTAGAAGAAAATCTTTGCAAAAGAGAATCTGTAAAATGTAGTACAGTATCATATCTTCTTACATGATCTTTTTCAGATTGTGATCATCATGAGAGGGTTACCTGGCAGTGGaaagacacatgtagcaaaactCATCAGGGTATGTAAACAGGCATTCACTGTGTAGTGCTGTTTGTCTTGTATGTGTGCTTCCTCTGCTGTTCACTTCGTTTGCCTGGAATTCAAGTCTGTTGTTATTTCATGTTCCGTGTCTTCATGTGTTGTATGAATCTCCACCACTATTAGCAAGCAGGAGGGATACTACTCTCTTCTTGTTTTGAGTATTGAGCAGGGAACTGCTGTTGaccaaaagtattttgaaattcCTGTATAGCAGAATGGGATTTTTACATCCAAAGTATAtgcttgctttttgctttcttcccaGGATAAGGAAGTAGAATGTGGAGGACCTGCACCAAGAGTGCTCAGCCTGGATGACTACTTTATCACTGAAGtggagaaagaggagagagacCCAGATACagggaaaaaagttaaaaagaagGTAGTGTTAATTCTGTTGCTTTATTTGACAAAGAAACAAGACATTCCAGAAGAACAGTGGCAATCAGAATTCAGGTCTGTGGGTTGGGAGGAGTGCAGAGGTCTCTGGGctgtttttcaaaacaagaCAATATAACTTAGGGTGGTATGAGGAAATTCTTAAAACCTGACCTGAAGAGTGTTTTTCTCACACCAGTGTACTTTGTGGTCATGACATTCAGGTGTTGAATATTAGCCATTTTGTAGATGTCCTCTTTCTTAATGCTTTTGTCCTTGGTAAAGGTGATGGAGTACGAATACGAGGCTGATATGGAGGAGACCTATCGTACCAGCATGTTTAAAACTTTCAAAAAGACCTTGGATGATGGCTTCTTTCCCTTCATTATCCTTGATGCTATCAATGATAGAGTGCGACACTTTGAACAGTTTTGGAGTGCTGCAAAAACAAAGGGGTTTGAGGTAATGGAGCCTAAATAGCATTTGAGCTTGCTAAAAGCCATATGCTGATGTTTCTAAACTTTTGAATGGAAAGTGTTTCCCACATTCAGGAAAAATGCTGTGATGTACAGTTACAAGTTTACCTTTCTTAAAGTGTACAAGTGCAGAGTGTATGACAAGGTAGAAAAAGAGCTCTAAAAATTGGTTTACAATATTCAATACTGTCTCTTTTTTTTAGGTCTACTTAGCTGAAATGAGTGCTGATAACCAGACGTGTTCCAAGAGGAATATTCATGGGCGCAAGCTAAAGGATATCAGCAGGGTAACTGTATACATCTGGAGTCATATTGTGCTTTTGGGCCCTCTGTTTCTTGAAAACTATAGACTACATGATGCTTACACTTTTCCTCTAAGAAGTACTGGTAGTTATTTCATGGGATTGATTAAAATTACTGAAGTACAGTTACATCTTGTTAGCAATCAGAAACCAAATTTTCCAAGGAATCTGTTAGATTTTCAGAGGTGCttcatttttgtgtgtgttttgttagATGTCTGATCACTGGGAGGCAGCACCACGCCACATGATGCGCCTGGACATTCGTTCTTTGTTGCAGGATGCTGCTATAGAAGAGGTGAGAATCTCTGTGCTTGTTAAAATTACAGATTAGGTCAATGTGACTATACTGAAAATATGAATCAGACAAAGATGCGATCACAGCAAGGTAGTTGTAAGCGAGGCACTTTAGAAAGCCAGAATCACTGTCAGGAAAGTGTATTTCATTATTCTTATGAATTGCCCCAAACATGAAGGTACCTTTTTACCTTTTATTATCTTTTCGAAGTTCAGACTTAGGCATCTTTGAGCAAGAGTTGAAGTCCCTTTGCTCTTAGCAACTGTTGAATACCAATTAAGGTGGTTAAAGAAAATCTTTGCACTCTTACATGAAACGCATCACTTTTTACAGGTTACTGAATTATTTAGATCATATTTTGAGAAAGTAATTCAAGAAAATAAGttaaggaaaaaaccaaatttGAACTCAGTCCTTGTTTTGAGAAATACAGATGTTTATCAGaggatgaagaaataaataacagaATGTAGCAGAAGGTTACAATTGCCTTTTTACTTCATTTACAGTTTGCCATGACATGCATCTTTGGTGTGTCAGCTTACTGTATTGTTGAATTCTTGGCAGTTGTGTCAGGAGCTCTGGGCATAAATTAGTGTGTTAGTTGTGTGGCCTCTGTAAATGAACCACAGCTGTTGCTGTCAGAACAGCTCTTGGCATGGCCACAGAAACTGATGAACTGCTGAAGTTGACAGAGGGTCTTCACAGTTTGTCATGATATTAGCAGGTTGTTATTAAATCTCCAAATTCTTTGTATTGAAAATAGTAATCTTTGAGGACAGCAAAAAGTGCCATTCTAAAGTAGACTCAGAGAACAGCAGATTGGGATTTACAAGGTTTTTCAAGTTATGTAAAGAACTGCACATACTTGGAGAGTTTTATGTATTCCAGAGTATATGCATGAGTCCCCAGTACAGCTGTGGAGCCCAAAAAGTATTTCATTAGATGAGCAGAGTTAGATGTATGTCTTCAAGTGTACTTGTAATTTGTTATGCTGAGCTCTGTGATTACTATTATTCTTTACtgtgatttttaaatacataaaagaTAAAGGCTCAGTAGAGATGTTCTATGCAGGCAGGCATTCCAGCTATATATAAATGGCAAGTTTAAGAACTTTTTCTGAGATTGCAAGTTTTGAAATGTGATTATGTGGGAAGCAAGAAAAGTATCTTTCTATCTTACAGATAGTGGTAACACAAGGAATGCATGTGAAGGAAGGGAATGAacaatttttgctttttccccagaaaatctTTGCAAAGAATATTGTTTGTCACTCTGTTGCTAGGAGTGGACATGATTCTGAGGACACAGAATGGACACAGTATTCATATATATTGTATCATCATACTTTCAAAGATGAATCCTGTATTTGAATTTGGACATCTCTACTTActctgttaaaaagaaaataataaaaagccaGGCAGTGCCTTTTAAGTCTGTGCATGTGCTTTGGTACAGGTGGAGATGGAGGATTTTGATGCAAATATTGAAGACCAGAAGGAAGAAGTCAAGAAGGacacagcagaggaggaagaaagtgaACTGGTAGGAGACACATCAGCCATCCTTAAAAAATTGTTCATTAATGTGTCTGAGGGAGAATCTCAGTCTTACAAGTGCCAACCCACTGCTTTTCTTAGCAGTGCAATCTTAACACACATGTTTCTAGTAGTTTTCTACTTAAACATTTCTAGGAGAACTTTAATGATAAATCGTATT encodes:
- the YLPM1 gene encoding YLP motif-containing protein 1 isoform X3, producing MYPAWGLYGAAGHYPPPPTSIPPPPLPIPPPSVPPPAVPPMPLPSYPPPGPAPPAAAPPPAGSSGFLSLQEQHLAQLQQLQQMHQKQLQSVLLGPPPPPGPPPPGLPPPPLPGSFTDWQQQPPVPPVPPPVRSYQKQYGHREPPPRKPPPASRDRDGQEPPGGHGDWGEPVPAEPVPMDMELSSPPQSPQPAAQPYLPPAQPYLPPPQAEPYLPPAQPPPAQSPPLQPYLPRAQPSQPPPSFSEPPPSYLEPPPATASQPYLPPPAQGYMAHPQPYLLSSQASPSQPAQPGLAPSIPPPVKPSQAHFPPPQPSLPPAAAAQPEAAQGAAKEGGGTEQPDPSTMTPQEQQQYWYQQHLLSLQQRAKAHAQGQQQMKSPVVVKDEQRAKSEEGKMSASTQQSEPSPLKESLPPVSKEDESSLTSNETQLNIEPPDDPEEDLRLQQLQAAAAQWQQHPHHRVGFQYQRIMQKHAQLQQIVQQYQQIMQQPPHLETMSVDMQLRHYEAQQKQFQQLHKDWERSMNQQWQHQLQTYPHKDQLQEYEKQWKAWDEQMKVTQSHLQEKVTSLQNLKNQYPANVSLPPPFIPYSQTAQGGIPIMPPTLPSTTPPLVPPPLSSVSQLSNSSVPSGTSSQSSQATETPRPALLPTPGTYSSKIASSTSYSPYHSQVGSSFGSSDHGKQTVNISSENQCGELKGTSTVSSTHTPIVQDKPVRSGGLLPDPPRSARFEGPRGPRFDGPRGRGYEKFEGPRQRGPRFESQRSEGYRSRFDRQNTDGQSSSRWGSIPRGPAGQFYTTNASHGHGSRPGGPRWMGPRPHLGQQQQQAQTDSQSESKESFTDTAGEQQSVTGTESTPDTQSAGPIEPNEDLTDTQQEPSKPEVKEPSSDPPKKWTWSSHDPNQQVEESKAPTPPIQNQNTVVPVTGNQDLDSSDGQLAASDSTQGLPGPESRGKGPFMHEDRGKGPGSRGRGRGRGQGDGRGWGMGRGRGMGRMDGGRGMGRMDGGWGMGRMDDGHGRGMGRMDEGRGRGYVYRGRGQARQASIRGRGMFRRAGSRERIPDRRSGSRERMPDGQSGSRERGLGGRSDSHERVFSNRDRELPGRPSSWDRGRAGSRERGPVRRACSREREPMRGTGSREREPMRRAGSRERIPVRRAGSRERVPIRRTGSRERDLVRRAGSRERCPIRRGDSHEREAGRSETGSMGKPIHLGDDPDKLPPYHRDETFRGSWGHEDDTMQEEFPLDSQNDLSLEHEQLDNWEREQYWRDHNSDYQDDSVDTYDRDDRLQSHRSMPPLSPLPPLPPLSSDHDRRDSWWDDWKGPRERELERDLDRPGRSSDIYDQDLDREWDRDWDMRPMDDREMGNRDLDIPPLPPLPPLPPLDRYREDRWRDDRNRDHYDRDLRDRGELRIREYPERYDTWREKQDYLPERTDWERERLSDRWYPDDGERLRSLDDHSDSSLPPPSHSSDMLGADSNLDSDQSLGGVMVLSQRQHEIILKAAQELKMLREQKEQLQKLKEFKPDISTQDSPRPQNTSTRPGAFQERWDEDSFHGLWDTNEDKGANMEYELCKQESMMPPPVSSPVKVPAIHTSIPSAVPVSLSPVIPPVPKAPIIQQTVDYGHGRDITTSKVEQIPYGERVTLRPEPLPDRQTFQKEHPGRYNRERDREPYFERQGNSNTDHRDFKRERELHRDRGSVDYERERFEKERHPRDDRVLPTTPSRTQSYRDKKDHPSSRRGGFERPPYERKTDRPAYDHGPSMFGENSSVQTLEFEGDRRNYPEERIPISAPSMPRQPPPAPRVERKPESKNVDDILKPPGRDSRPERIVIIMRGLPGSGKTHVAKLIRDKEVECGGPAPRVLSLDDYFITEVEKEERDPDTGKKVKKKVMEYEYEADMEETYRTSMFKTFKKTLDDGFFPFIILDAINDRVRHFEQFWSAAKTKGFEVYLAEMSADNQTCSKRNIHGRKLKDISRMSDHWEAAPRHMMRLDIRSLLQDAAIEEVEMEDFDANIEDQKEEVKKDTAEEEESELGYIPKSKWEMDTSEAKLDKLDGLRTGTKRKRDWEAIASRIEDYLQLPDDYDTRASEPGKKRVRWADLEEKKDADRKRAIGFVVGQTDWEKITDESGHLAERALNRTKYI